CTGCCGGCGGCGTGTCCGGTCAGGCCGGATTAAAGGCAAGGCACAGGTTCTCCATGGCCAAATCCACCCCTGCGGTTGTGACGCTCCAGCGCGCGGGCGCCGATTTTACGCTTCACACCTATGATTATGCGCCGGGCAACCAGCGCGTCGGCCTCCAGGCGGCCGAGGCGCTGGGGGTCAGCCCGTCAGAGGTCTACAAGACGCTGATGGCGCTGGTGGATGGCAAGCCGGTATGCGCCATTGCTCCGTCTGACCAGGAAATCAGCCTCAAGCGGCTGGCCTCAGCGGCAGGCGGCAAGGCGGCGCAGATGATGCCCGTGCCCGATGCCGAACGGGTAACCGGCTATCGCGTCGGCGGCATCAGCCCCTTTGGCCAGCGTCGCGCCGTGCCGGTGTTTCTGGAGGAAGGGGCGCTTCGCCTGCCGCTCATTTTTCTCAACGGCGGCCAGCGCGGCCTTCAGGTGCGGCTTGACCCGCGCGAGATTGTCCGCATCCTGAACGCCACCGCGGCCCCGCTGCTCTAGGCGCAGAATTTCTCCAAGCCATTCTGCAGCGCGTCCTTCGCGGCGCTGTTCCAGGCCGGTGCTCCATGCTCCTTGCACTCTGGGCACAGGTGCAAGCCGTCGGCCTCGCGCCAGCCATCGGGTAGCCAGGCATGGGTGAGCTGGTCATGGCGGTTGAACTTGACCACCATGTTCGCCTCGATATGGCAACCGTCGCAGCGGGCCATGGATGGCCAGTGAAGAGTGTGCAAAATCATCACGCAAATTCCTGGCCTGCTCCGCCGCGCATGGCCTTTCTCCCCCGGCGCTCAAGGCCTAGGGGCCGCCTGATCCGCTCCAGCTCATCGTGCCCGGCATCCGCCGGTACTCTGATCGCCTCTGCGCGCGCTTCGGTCCGATAGTCTGCCATACACGGCGACATCCAAGCGCCGCCCTCATTCATGGCGGGCTCCGGCTGTTCCATGTTCGCGCCGCATCTTGCGCGGCGCTGTTGAAGGCGGATTGGTTTCAAGCAACATGTCACTCACGTTTTTCGGCAAGGCGCGATCCTCACCGACCGACAAGCGGCTGGCCAGGAAAGCCATGGCGTCAGGCGTTAATCTGCGGGTGCTGGTCAGGGCTGTTCGTTATTGGCCAGGTGCTCCGGCTTGCGCCTCACGCTCAGCGGCAGATCAATCCCCGGATTGGGCTTGGCGCTTGGCGAGATGGTCCGCATGACGCTGAGGCTGGCCGCGAAGGTATGGCCGCACTCCACATCCGAGCACTGGTAATGGATTTCCCGGTAAAGAGCCGTGACGGCGCGGCTCGTCCGGGCGACGGCGGGCGCCGTGCAATGCGGGCATTGCATGGCCGGGAGCCGGGGGGCTTTACGCATCTGCTGCATCGAACTGAACTCCGGTCGTCGAGACTTGAGAGGGGTGTGGTCGCTGGATCGTGGGCTGCTGTCTGGCAGGCCGCCCAGGCTTTGCCGGGCAGGCGCGGAGAATGGCGGGATAGGCGCCGGAAACGCCGCAGGGCCTCTCCATATACGCAGCATGCCAACGTCTCACATGGTGCCAATATATACTCATTACTATATCGATATAGCATTTCGTATGGACATTCAATACGTAAAAATATAATCCCACCCTATTCGTTATCGTATAGAGGTTCAGCCTGTGAGCGAGATCGTTGGCGACCGGATCAGGAAGCGTATGGAGGAGCTTGGGCTGTCGCAGTCCGAGTTGGCCCGGCGCGTGGGTGTGCGCCAACCCACCATCAGCCGGCTGTTGCTTGGGGAGGCCGCAGGCTCGCGGCACCTGCATGTGATCGCCCGCGAGCTCGGCACGACCCCGCAGTATCTCACCGGCGAGACGGACGACCCCTCCGAAGGGGCCATGCCGCTGCCGACGCCCGAGCTGCTCGCGGATCAGCTCGACCTGGTCGAGATCAAGGAGCTCGACCTGAAGTTCGGGATGGGGGCAACCTACCTCGATGTGCCGGTGACGCCGGAGAGCCGCTACTTCTCGGCTTCCTGGCTCCGCAGCTATACGACGAGCAGCCCGGACCAGCTGTTCTTTGCGCGCGGCATCGGCGATTCCATGGCCCCGACGATCCTGGATTCTGACATGGTGCTGGTGGACTGCACCCAGAAAACCCCGCATATAGGCGACCAGATCTGGGCCATCGCCTACGGCATGACCGGCATGATCAAGCGTCTGCGGCCCATGCCGGACGGCTCGGTGAAAATCCTCTCCGATAATGAGCGCGTTCCGCCCGAAATCGCCGTCGATGGCGAAATGCATGTCATCGGCCGCGTGGTGGCGGTCATCCGCAAGGTTTGAGTCAGGCGGCCCTGCCGCAGCTCGTGAGGTAGGCGCTGAACATATCGGCCATCGCATCGGCAAAGGCCTCAATCTCCGCGGCCGTGCGCGGTGATTCTGAAAACTGCTTCCCAACGGCGCTCATCGTCTTCGTGATCATCTCGCCTGCCAATGCGCGGCCTGCCTCCGAGGCTTCGGGCAGCGCCTCCCGCATGAAGCTGGCGAAGGCGCGCTCTCCCGCAGCGTGGGCCTCCCGCGCCTCGGGCGCATCCCGATAAAGAGGAGCAGCATCATTGAGCGCCACACGAACCGGAGCCTCATCGCATTCGGAACGGATAAAGGCGTGGACCAGGGTTCGCAGCCGCTCGAGCGGTGGTTTTGCAGCGTCGCCAAGAATCGAGCCGAGCATTTCCGTCGTCTGTCGCCATTCGTCGCTCTGAAGCCGGAACAGGATCGCGGCCTTGTTCGGGAAATACTGGTAGAGCGATCCGATGCTGACGCCGGCCCTCTCGGCCACCCGCGCCGTGGTGAAGCGCTGCGCGCCCTCCGTCGCCAAAACCTGAACAGCGGCTTCCAGAATCGAGGCGACAAGCTCGGTCGAGCGGGCCTGCCTCGGCTGTTTTCTCGAGGAAATTCGGGCTGTTCGGCGATCGGCCATCCGGCGCTCCGGCAATGCGAATAGGAAACGCGACGAATTATTCGTATTTTCCAGCCCAGCACAAGAACGCTTTCATCTGGGATTGGAGACATCAATGAGCACCTTGAATACGGCACCGCTCGCGCCTCTTCTGGATCGTCTGTTTGAGGAAGCCGAGGCCGCGACAAGCCCCGCGCTGGCCGAGATCTCCCGCGAGGAACGGGATCGCCTGATGCGGAGCAAGACCGAATATCTCGATTTCTACGGCCGCCTGAAGGATCTGTGGCTGCCCGTCTCGCGCGAGACCGGCACGCTGCTCTACATGCTGGCGCGTAGCACCAAGGCTCGCACGATCGTCGAGTTCGGCACGTCGTTCGGCATCTCGACCCTGCACCTGGCCGCGGCGCTCAGGGATAATGGCGGCGGCCGCCTGATCACCAGCGAGTTCGAGCCCTCAAAGGTCGCGCGAGCGCGCCAGAACCTGGTGGACGGCGGCCTCATCGATCTGGTCGAAATTCGGGAAGGCGATGCCCTCAAGACGCTGAGCGTCGATCTTCCCGATGCGATCGACCTGCTGCTGCTCGACGGCGCAAAGGCGCTCTACCTCGATATTCTGGGCCTGCTGGAAAGCCGTCTCAGGCCGGGCGCGCTCATCGTGGCGGACAATGCCGACCATTGCCCCGAATATCTGGAGCGCGTGCGCGCGCCTGCCGGAGGCTACATGTCCACGCCGTTCGCCGAGGATGTGGAGCTCTCCATGCGGATCGACTGAAACAGCCGCATCGAGCCGGGCCAGGGGGCCCCGCGCGGCAATAATGAAGGGCAAAACCATGCACGTATTCCTGACAGGCGCCACCGGCTGGGTGGGATCGGCTGTTGTCGATGAGCTTCTGAAAGCGGGCCACCGGGTCGCGGGCCTCGCCCGCGACAAGGGCAAGGCCGAGGCCCTTGCGGCCAAAGGCGCAGCCGTGGTCGAAGGTTCGCTTGAAAACCTTGATGTCCTGCGGCGCGCGGCCTCAGCGGCGGATGCGGTGATCCACACCGCCTTCAACCATGACTTCTCGAAATTTGCGGAAAGCGCTGCCCAGGACCAGCGCGTGATCGATGCGCTCGGCAGCGTCCTTGAGGGGTCCGACCGACCTCTGATCGTCACTTCCGGCCTGTCCGGGTTGCCGCGTGGCGCGACCGAGGCAGACCTGCCCAACCCTGCTTCTGCACGAAAATCGGAAGCGGCTGCGCGCGCGCTGGCAGAGCGCGGCGTTCGCGTCGCAACGATCCGCCTTGCGCCATCGGTGCACGGCCTTGGCGACCATGGGTTCGTCCCCATGCTGATCCGCCTCGCGCGCGAGAAGGGCGTGTCGGCGTATATCGGAGACGGCCAGAACTGCTGGGCCGGCGTGCATCGGTTGGACGCTGCGCGCGTCTACAGGCTGGTTCTGGAGGCGGGCGCGACGCACTCGGTCTACCACGCGGTTGCGGAGGAGGCCGTGCCCTTCAGGGCCATCGCCCAGGCGATCGGCCGGCGGCTTGGTCTGCCGGTTGAGCCGCGTGAGCGTGAACATTTCGGCTGGTTCGCGGGCTTCGCAGGCGGCGACATGTCCGTGTCCGCGGCGCGCACGCGTGCGCTTCTCGGCTGGGAGCCGACCGGTCCGGGCCTCCTGGCCGATCTCGACCAACCCAACTATTACACTGTGTAGCCGCCCGGCTCAGATCGCCCGCCGTCACACGGCATTCTCCAAATTCAAATCCGTCCTGAATCCCTGGTTGCTGAGGCTGTGGCTGACCTCGGTGATGAGCCAGCGGTGGGCGTCGATCTCCGCCTTGAAGCCAGAGAGGGTGACCTGCTGCTCGGGATAGAGGTCGGCCCGGCCGAGCGCCAGGCTGAAGCCCAGGGTGACGATGCCGCGCTGAAGGCGGCCCCATTCGGCGGTGGCGGCGGTGCGGGCGTCCTGTTCTGTCGCATAGACGCGGGACAGGCGCTTGGCATTCTTGTCGCTGCCGACTGTCACGTCATGGCGCTTCGAGGCCTTCACGTCCTGCCACGCGGCGATGACGCCCGTGTAGTCCTCCCGCTTGCGTCGGCTGAAGCGGTGACGGTCGCCCTGCTGGCGCGTAATGGCAACTGAAGGCAGGGGCTGGCCGCTGGCGGTCTCGCCCGCGCCGATCGGCAGGAACAGGAGGCTGCCGTTCTTGACGGTGGCAACCGCATCATAGCGGCGGCCAAGCCGTTGCAGGAACGCCATGTCGCTCTCCCGGCTCTGGATGATGCTGGGCAGGGCGGTCTCGCCAAGCGCGGGCGGAATGCGGGCGGCAAGGCCATTGCGCCCGGCGATGTCATTGATGACCTCGTCCAGCGTTGTGTCATGCCAGCTCTGCTCGCGCCGCAGCCGCAGCTGGGCGGTCATGTCCGCAGAGCGGGCCCGCACGGTCACCACATCGGGCGGGCCGCTGTGCTCGACCTCGTCCACCTTGAAGACGCCCTTGCCGACCAGACCGGCGGGAACGCCCGTCCCCTGCTTCCAGCCCAGCAGCAGCTGGAGGCTCGCGCCTTCCGCGGGCAGGGCGAGCCGCCCGTCGCTGTCATCGACCTGCAGGTCGAGCTGATCGGCCTCGTCGTCGCGTTTCTCCGTCAGCTTGAGGGAGATGAGGCGCGGGCGGATGCGGTCGGTCAGGTCCTGGCCATCCAGCACCACCTTATAGTCGGGGATCGGGTTGCGCGCGGCCATGCTTATTGCCCTCCTGCGATGCGGGCGGCGGCGTCCGTGTCGTCCACCCGCCGCAGCTCCAGCCCGAATTCGATGCGCCGGGCCGTGCCGTCCGGATTGAACAGGCTCTGGCGCTCATCAAGCCCGGTGATGACGAAGCTGCCGAACACGCGCCCCGTGCCATCAACCAGCGGCCAAGCCTCGCCCTGGTCCGCCATGTTCCGCAGCGTGTCGAGGGAGGCGCGCCCGTCCATCAGCTCGGGCGCAACCAGGCCGGAGAGGGAAATGGTCTCCTCGCCGGGCCCGAGGAACTGGTTGGCATCGCGCGTGCCGACGCGAGACGATTGCTCATGCCGCCAACCCAGCCGGTGGCTGAGATCCTGATGGGCGAGGGTCGAGAGGGAAAAGACGAACTGGCCAAGTGCCATCAGCATGGCAGGTCTCCTTACAGTGTGTCCCGGTAGGCCGAGCGGGCGCGGGCTGCGCGCTCGCGCTCCAGCCGCTCGATCTCGGCGCGCACGGCCAGGGCGATGTCCTGCCCGCTGCCGCCCGCCGGGGCATTGACGGTGATGGTGTAGGTGACAGCCGGTCCGGCAGATCCAATTCCCGCCGCACCCGGTTGCGCCATGGCGGGGGTGGCGACGAGGCCGGCGGTGGCGGCGCCAACGGCCATGGCGTCGGTCATGCGCTGGGCGAGCGATGAAACACGATTGAGCGGTCCCTGCTCGCTTGCCGCCAGCCCTTGGGTGAGGCCCGCCATGGTCTGGCCGCCCAGCTCGGCGAAAACGCGGCTGGGGGAGTGGATGCCGAGCGCTTCCTTGAACCAGTCCTTCGCGCCATTGGCCGCCCCCAGCAGGGTTTCCTTCAGCGCTGCCAGCTTGCCGAGAACGCCGTCGATCACGCCCTGGATGAGGTTCGCGCCGAAGGTGCGGAAATTCGCCCACAGCGCGGACAGGCTGGCCAGCGCCCCGGTGAAGCTGGCCGTGACCTGAGCCCATAAATTCGAGAAGTAGGCGGTAATGCCGTCCCAGTTGTCGTAGAGAAGATAAACAATTGCCGCGAGCGCAGCGATCGCCGCGATTACGGCAAGAACGATGCCGATCAGCGGCAGAAGGCCGATCCCGAGC
The window above is part of the Pedomonas mirosovicensis genome. Proteins encoded here:
- the ybaK gene encoding Cys-tRNA(Pro) deacylase → MAKSTPAVVTLQRAGADFTLHTYDYAPGNQRVGLQAAEALGVSPSEVYKTLMALVDGKPVCAIAPSDQEISLKRLASAAGGKAAQMMPVPDAERVTGYRVGGISPFGQRRAVPVFLEEGALRLPLIFLNGGQRGLQVRLDPREIVRILNATAAPLL
- a CDS encoding ogr/Delta-like zinc finger family protein, which gives rise to MQCPHCTAPAVARTSRAVTALYREIHYQCSDVECGHTFAASLSVMRTISPSAKPNPGIDLPLSVRRKPEHLANNEQP
- a CDS encoding XRE family transcriptional regulator — translated: MSEIVGDRIRKRMEELGLSQSELARRVGVRQPTISRLLLGEAAGSRHLHVIARELGTTPQYLTGETDDPSEGAMPLPTPELLADQLDLVEIKELDLKFGMGATYLDVPVTPESRYFSASWLRSYTTSSPDQLFFARGIGDSMAPTILDSDMVLVDCTQKTPHIGDQIWAIAYGMTGMIKRLRPMPDGSVKILSDNERVPPEIAVDGEMHVIGRVVAVIRKV
- a CDS encoding TetR family transcriptional regulator yields the protein MADRRTARISSRKQPRQARSTELVASILEAAVQVLATEGAQRFTTARVAERAGVSIGSLYQYFPNKAAILFRLQSDEWRQTTEMLGSILGDAAKPPLERLRTLVHAFIRSECDEAPVRVALNDAAPLYRDAPEAREAHAAGERAFASFMREALPEASEAGRALAGEMITKTMSAVGKQFSESPRTAAEIEAFADAMADMFSAYLTSCGRAA
- a CDS encoding O-methyltransferase, giving the protein MSTLNTAPLAPLLDRLFEEAEAATSPALAEISREERDRLMRSKTEYLDFYGRLKDLWLPVSRETGTLLYMLARSTKARTIVEFGTSFGISTLHLAAALRDNGGGRLITSEFEPSKVARARQNLVDGGLIDLVEIREGDALKTLSVDLPDAIDLLLLDGAKALYLDILGLLESRLRPGALIVADNADHCPEYLERVRAPAGGYMSTPFAEDVELSMRID
- a CDS encoding SDR family oxidoreductase, giving the protein MHVFLTGATGWVGSAVVDELLKAGHRVAGLARDKGKAEALAAKGAAVVEGSLENLDVLRRAASAADAVIHTAFNHDFSKFAESAAQDQRVIDALGSVLEGSDRPLIVTSGLSGLPRGATEADLPNPASARKSEAAARALAERGVRVATIRLAPSVHGLGDHGFVPMLIRLAREKGVSAYIGDGQNCWAGVHRLDAARVYRLVLEAGATHSVYHAVAEEAVPFRAIAQAIGRRLGLPVEPREREHFGWFAGFAGGDMSVSAARTRALLGWEPTGPGLLADLDQPNYYTV
- a CDS encoding contractile injection system protein, VgrG/Pvc8 family, giving the protein MAARNPIPDYKVVLDGQDLTDRIRPRLISLKLTEKRDDEADQLDLQVDDSDGRLALPAEGASLQLLLGWKQGTGVPAGLVGKGVFKVDEVEHSGPPDVVTVRARSADMTAQLRLRREQSWHDTTLDEVINDIAGRNGLAARIPPALGETALPSIIQSRESDMAFLQRLGRRYDAVATVKNGSLLFLPIGAGETASGQPLPSVAITRQQGDRHRFSRRKREDYTGVIAAWQDVKASKRHDVTVGSDKNAKRLSRVYATEQDARTAATAEWGRLQRGIVTLGFSLALGRADLYPEQQVTLSGFKAEIDAHRWLITEVSHSLSNQGFRTDLNLENAV
- a CDS encoding phage tail protein is translated as MLMALGQFVFSLSTLAHQDLSHRLGWRHEQSSRVGTRDANQFLGPGEETISLSGLVAPELMDGRASLDTLRNMADQGEAWPLVDGTGRVFGSFVITGLDERQSLFNPDGTARRIEFGLELRRVDDTDAAARIAGGQ